GCCTCGGGACCTATGTCCTTCTGCTTGAAATGAGGTAGTGGTCTGTACAGGTAGCCTCTGGAAAGCCTCTTACCCCTAACTGTCTGCTGACCTAGCAGGGCGGCCATCTGCGTGAGGTTAACGGGGTTGCCTCTCGCGCCCGTCCTAGCCATGATGACCACGGGGTTTGTTAGAGTGAAGTATGGCGTTATGGTGTCTGCTACATCGTCGAGTAGCCTCTTCGACAGCAAGTCAACTATCTCATCCTCCAAGGTCTCCTCCGGCGTCTTACCGGGCCTCGGGGTGAGCTTACCCTGCCGGTAAATCCTTATCAGCTCCTCCACACGGTTCTTCTTCTCCAGGATGATCTGCCTTATTTTCTCCCTGGCGAGCTCCGGCAACGACAGGTGCGAGTAACCCATTGTGAGCCCGTATTTTTCACTGGCCCGTAGGAACATCTTGTATACTCTGTCCTTGAACAACCTCCCAATGTCCTCCCCGTACTCTTTTATCAACCAGTGGATAAGGCTTTCAGGCTCCTCTCTCCCAATACTTGCCTTGTCCAGCACGCCCTCTAGGAGAACGCCTTTCTTAATGATCACGATGCTGTCGTGCGGGCAGTCCTCGTCAACACATCTTAGGGCTGAAGCCCCAGCGAGCTTAGAGTTCCTCCTGTAGTTCAAGTCCTTAGGCAAGAAGACTGAGACTAATTGCTTACCAGTCCAGTACTCCTTCGGCTTCAAAATAGCCGGCTCCGGGATAGCCTCGTGATAGCCTGCTACCCCAAGTAGCTCGGCAACCTCCTCCTTCCTCAGGATGGTTGACTTGCTTGTTAATACGAAAGCCCCGCTGATATAGTCTTGGAGGCCACCAATTATCGGCCCGCCGTACCTTGGCGTTAGAATGTGCTTCTCAACAAGCATTAAAAGCCTTGCCTCAGCCCTTGCCTCCTCGCTCTGCGGGACGTGAAGGTTCATCTCGTCTCCATCGAAGTCGGCATTGTAGGGTGGGCATACTAGGACGTTCAGCCTCAGCGTCTTGTACGGGAGAACCCTTACCACGTGCGCCATCACCGATATCCTGTGCAACGATGGTTGCCTGTTGAACAACACTATGTCTCCGTCAAGCAGGTGTCTTTCAACAATGTATCCCGGGGCTAGGGATTCAGCAGCGGCTTTCCTGTCAACGTACTTGAGGCTTATCTTCCTCCCGTCCGGCCTTACAATGTAGTTTGCGCCGGGCCATTTATCGGGACCGTTTAAGACAAGCTTCCGCATCTCCTCAATATTCCATGGAGTAACCTTCTCCGGTATCGTCAATATCTTGGCAACCATCTCTGGGACGCCCACCTCGTTGATGCTCAGGTTGGGGTCTGGGCTGACCACTGTTCTAGCCGAGAAGTCAACCCTCTTCCCTCTAAGGTTTCCACGGAACCTGCCCTCCTTCCCCTTCAACCTCTGAGCAATTCCTTTCAAAGTCTTACCACTCCTATGCTTCGCCACGGGTATGCCTGGGGCTTCGTTGTCGAAGTATGTTGTGATATGGTATTGCAGAAGCTCCCATTCATCCTCGACTATCGCGCTCGGCGCTCCGCTCTCCACATGCTCTTTCAGCCTCGTGTTAACCCTTATGATGTCGACAAGCTTGTGTGTCAGGTCGTCCTCGCTCCTGATACCGGTTTCCAACAGCACTGAGGGGCGCACTGTTCGCGGGGGCACCGGCAGGACTGTTAGAACCATCCACTCAGGCCTCGCCTCCTCGGGGTTTCCTCCTAGAAGCCTTACATCCTCATCAGGGATCTTCTCCAGCCTCACCCTGATGTCGGTGGGCCATAGTTTCTCCAGCCCTGTCTCCTTCTGCTCGTAGAAAGAGTGCGGCTTATCTAGTTTATACCTGTACTGCTTCGCCCCGCAATGAGGGCATTTCATCTCCGCGCTAGCCTTTCTCTTAACATACTCGTAGAATCTCTTAAGCAGGTAGATTAGGTTAAGCTCCTCCAACTCTTTCATCAGCGCCAGGTACTCCTGCCTCTCCTTCTCAGGTATTTTAATCCTGCCGCACTCCCTGCAGGTTGCCTTGAGATACATTAATATGTGTTTGGCGAACCCTGCGTGGATAACCGGCTTCGTAAGCTCTATGTGTCCGAAGTGTCCGGGGCACGAGTCCCTGGTGTTTCCGCAAACCGGGCATGTTTCTCCCGGCTCAATGGCTCCGAGCCTCTTATCCATTACTCCTCCGTCTATGGGGGCTCCATCATTATCGTAAACGTCTGAAGTGATTATCTGTGTGACGCTTAGCTTCCTAATCTCCTCCGGGGAGAGAAGGCCGAACCTTATCTCTGAAACCCTGTTAACCATTCCATCACACCTCCTTTCTCACATCTTTAACAACCAGTCTAGGCTTAACCCCGAAGCTCATGAGCTCCTGGAGGAGGAGTTTGAACG
This is a stretch of genomic DNA from Thermosphaera aggregans DSM 11486. It encodes these proteins:
- a CDS encoding DNA-directed RNA polymerase subunit A', coding for MVNRVSEIRFGLLSPEEIRKLSVTQIITSDVYDNDGAPIDGGVMDKRLGAIEPGETCPVCGNTRDSCPGHFGHIELTKPVIHAGFAKHILMYLKATCRECGRIKIPEKERQEYLALMKELEELNLIYLLKRFYEYVKRKASAEMKCPHCGAKQYRYKLDKPHSFYEQKETGLEKLWPTDIRVRLEKIPDEDVRLLGGNPEEARPEWMVLTVLPVPPRTVRPSVLLETGIRSEDDLTHKLVDIIRVNTRLKEHVESGAPSAIVEDEWELLQYHITTYFDNEAPGIPVAKHRSGKTLKGIAQRLKGKEGRFRGNLRGKRVDFSARTVVSPDPNLSINEVGVPEMVAKILTIPEKVTPWNIEEMRKLVLNGPDKWPGANYIVRPDGRKISLKYVDRKAAAESLAPGYIVERHLLDGDIVLFNRQPSLHRISVMAHVVRVLPYKTLRLNVLVCPPYNADFDGDEMNLHVPQSEEARAEARLLMLVEKHILTPRYGGPIIGGLQDYISGAFVLTSKSTILRKEEVAELLGVAGYHEAIPEPAILKPKEYWTGKQLVSVFLPKDLNYRRNSKLAGASALRCVDEDCPHDSIVIIKKGVLLEGVLDKASIGREEPESLIHWLIKEYGEDIGRLFKDRVYKMFLRASEKYGLTMGYSHLSLPELAREKIRQIILEKKNRVEELIRIYRQGKLTPRPGKTPEETLEDEIVDLLSKRLLDDVADTITPYFTLTNPVVIMARTGARGNPVNLTQMAALLGQQTVRGKRLSRGYLYRPLPHFKQKDIGPEARGFIANGFVNGLEALEMFFHAAAGREGLIDTAVRTSQSGYMQRRLINALQDLRVEYDGTVRTTSGELVQLVYGEDGVDPMRSDHGKAVNVNRVIEKVVGWKL